The nucleotide window TATCGCGCTCACTCATGTTTATGGCCATCTTGATGACATCGACCAGATCTTTTTCACCTGAAAATACCAAACAGTTTTTCCCATCCTCAAGGGCAGGAAAAAACAGCTCTGGATATTGAGTGATGGGAATGGTTCCAACGGCCATGGACTCGACCAGATTGTGCGACATAGGATAGCGCACTCCCGGGCAGGCAATAAAAAAGCGGGATTGTGCCAGTGTGGATAGCCACTGTTCAGGTGCAACTTTGCAGTGACGGTTATTCATTACCACGACACCGGTGTGCGTTGTTTGTTTCAGTTGGTTTAGTTCGGCTTGATTGTTCAGTTCGCAGTAGTATTCGTGATCAAGTGTTGATGAAAGTATTTGTAAAATCTGTGCACGGCTTAATTTATTGTAAATAGTGCGGATGGATTGCTTATTGTATTTATCGGCTTTTGCATCACCACCAAAAAAAATTTGCCATTGGCGTGTTTGGTTTTGATAGCGCGTTAATTGCAGATCCTGTTTACACGCATAAATGGGCGAAAACATAGGAAATGGCATAGGAAAGCATGCGTCAGTAGGTTGATAGCCCGGTTGGTAATTGATATTGATAATTTTACCTGCGCGACCGCCGAGACCCGAATACATTTTATCGGTGACTAACACATATTCGCCGCGCAGCTCGCGCTCATTGCGTAAAACTGAAAACGCTTCT belongs to Cellvibrio sp. pealriver and includes:
- a CDS encoding glycosyltransferase, producing MMALNTMSRLGHQLDGTLQRYKSLVYPQRYVEYRRWLHQQNRLIPQDKPLVVFDFRDSRIDGPQGRRFYCLFIFFIRAGFYPVFRENYLVLGNMREKHKQFCLQEAFSVLRNERELRGEYVLVTDKMYSGLGGRAGKIININYQPGYQPTDACFPMPFPMFSPIYACKQDLQLTRYQNQTRQWQIFFGGDAKADKYNKQSIRTIYNKLSRAQILQILSSTLDHEYYCELNNQAELNQLKQTTHTGVVVMNNRHCKVAPEQWLSTLAQSRFFIACPGVRYPMSHNLVESMAVGTIPITQYPELFFPALEDGKNCLVFSGEKDLVDVIKMAINMSERDIATIAKGAIRYYDEYLSPHQCIDRLLSLPQDRISLRILPFLKQGGGFA